From Scleropages formosus chromosome 25, fSclFor1.1, whole genome shotgun sequence, a single genomic window includes:
- the ppm1e gene encoding protein phosphatase 1E translates to MASSANEEKTFRRFLELFLREMRAPLREDEPLPMRPLSDQVSEDEVEGECLDLCLQHLCKYNCPFSLAAGLARATTDDILQSDLSTYHVNKGVEDGPDTLPQLESVKLARLVFNKLCETCCLWLKDLPQRHRSKAYYETSIHAIKNMRRKMEDKHIVIPDYNTLFNLQDQEDQAYFAVFDGHGGVDAAVYASNHLHVNLVRQEMFSQDPGEALCRAFKVTDERFVQKASRENLRCGTTGVVTYLKGSTLYVAWLGDSQAMLVRKGQPVELMKPHKPDREDEKQRIEALGGCVIWFGTWRVNGSLSVSRAIGDSEHKPYICGDADHSSFQLDGTEDYLILACDGFYDTVSPEEAARVVSDHLQENAGDTTMVAHKLVASARDAGSSDNITVIVVFLRDPRCPPAPEEEEAPPKEEEEEVALQGELGCEDGGMDVGSKSMGTWPLQQCSAPADLGYEDRMDSFTDRTSLSLNGPDLLSKEGQVQLPASSYQPPTKTLPLEHTYPRGPGAAWLPHKEEGLSVYGCKERPPACKRPCSEGHWLEAAALFSREYRSARRMERGRPWRAAPWARAKLREALTYITPRPRRCLEKRPGVALPHVPRGGWF, encoded by the exons TAACTGCCCGTTCTCGCTGGCGGCTGGCCTGGCTCGTGCCACAACTGATGACATCCTGCAGAGTGACCTCTCCACCTACCATGTCAACAAAGGGGTGGAGGATGGCCCTGACACCTTGCCCC AGCTGGAGTCGGTCAAGTTGGCACGGCTGGTCTTCAACAAGCTGTGCGAAACCTGCTGCCTCTGGCTGAAGGACCTCCCCCAGCGACACCGGTCAAAGGCTTACTACGAGACTTCCATCCACGCCATCAAGAATATGCGCCGCAAGATGGAGGACAAACACATCGTTATTCCCGACTACAACACACTCTTCAACCTTCAG GACCAGGAGGACCAGGCATACTTTGCCGTTTTTGACGGGCATGGGGGAGTGGATGCTGCCGTCTACGCCTCCAACCACCTGCACGTCAACCTAGTGCGGCAGGAGATGTTCAGCCAGGACCCTGGGGAGGCCCTGTGTCGTGCCTTCAAAGTGACGGATGAGCGCTTTGTACAGAAGGCTTCACGTGAG AACCTGCGGTGTGGCACCACAGGGGTAGTGACCTATCTGAAGGGCAGCACCCTGTACGTCGCTTGGCTCGGAGACTCGCAAGCCATGCTGGTGAGGAAAGGACAGCCAGTTGAGTTGATGAAACCCCATAAACCGGACAGAGAG GATGAAAAGCAGCGCATAGAAGCCCTCGGGGGCTGTGTCATCTGGTTTGGAACATGGAGGGTCAATGGCAGCCTGTCCGTATCCAGGGCTATTG GTGACTCGGAGCACAAGCCCTATATCTGCGGTGATGCAGACCACAGCTCATTCCAGCTGGATGGCACTGAGGACTACCTGATCCTGGCCTGTGATGGCTTCTACGATACGGTGAGCCCAGAGGAGGCAGCACGTGTGGTCAGTGACCACCTACAGGAGAATGCCGGCGACACCACCATGGTGGCCCACAAGCTGGTGGCCTCTGCCCGCGATGCTGGCTCCAGTGATAACATCACGGTCATCGTGGTCTTCCTCAGGGACCCCCGTTGTCCACCAGCACCTGAAGAAGAGGAGGCACCACccaaggaggaagaggaggaggtagCACTGCAGGGAGAGCTTGGCTGTGAGGATGGAGGAATGGATGTTGGAAGCAAAAGCATGGGCACCTGGCCTCTCCAGCAGTGCTCTGCTCCGGCGGATCTCGGGTACGAAGACCGGATGGACTCCTTTACTGACAGAACTAGCCTAAGCTTAAATGGACCTGACCTGCTGTCAAAAGAAGGCCAGGTCCAACTCCCAGCCTCCTCTTATCAGCCTCCTACCAAAACCCTTCCCCTGGAACACACATATCCTAGAGGGCCTGGTGCAGCCTGGCTCCCCCACAAAGAAGAGGGTCTCTCTGTATACGGTTGCAAAGAACGGCCCCCTGCCTGCAAGCGGCCCTGTTCGGAAGGACACTGGCTGGAGGCTGCtgcccttttctccagagagtACAGGTCTGCCAGAAGGATGGAGCGTGGTCGCCCCTGGCGGGCAGCCCCTTGGGCCCGGGCTAAGCTCAGGGAAGCCCTCACCTACATCACACCCCGCCCTAGGCGGTGCCTGGAGAAGAGGCCTGGTGTGGCCCTGCCTCACGTGCCCCGGGGGGGTTGGTTCTGA